In a genomic window of Gossypium arboreum isolate Shixiya-1 chromosome 7, ASM2569848v2, whole genome shotgun sequence:
- the LOC108488581 gene encoding senescence-associated carboxylesterase 101: protein MASKMNQLFCSGLEVANFVVSSGLLKLSWARILDCYGGFNLNELQNLGLSIKWKAYQQANINILVFNTSPICTKSHLQDSKQLVSSTAFKESFPVFEFLCNNGNSFSIHKAAIALFADHFHELLQLKAECGRNSNSLIVTGHSLGGSVASLFTLWLLESLDISLAKRPLCLTFGSPLVGDKGFQQAISQHPAWNSCFLHVAATSKDSIPRLFIAPHDLNSMDLDSKPDDYKPFGTFLLCCEDGCTWSDNPEAVSELLMAVETEDTGNEEWTINVYSRIIEQLESMIVRKGISQVNEPILNSLRAGTTLQIEAIRIRNEQLLIKKLEELEEICMFNKGKAFDPAKKLNVIKIKMAELEWYKKVAKANETGYYDCYKKQLSRRDRDIIKHKKFLTNYWKEVVAQNERKPQKQLVYLRSRWLYAGTTYRRMVEPLDIADYYRDGGSNYVTNGRSHHYIKLEQWLEEDEKQSRFRIDTKKQNVDVILTDDSCFWAHVEEARQWCKTLKTADVGMISERLCLRQKLMEFEVYVMEQIKKYAVSSEIFLKGSSFMQWWKEYEMLIEPFHNSPLTDFIRNCKFQQYASGCLALS from the exons ATGGCAAGCAAGATGAACCAATT ATTCTGCAGTGGATTAGAGGTTGCTAATTTCGTGGTCAGCTCTGGGTTGCTCAAACTTTCATGGGCTAGAATCTTAGACTGTTATGGTGGATTCAATCTAAATGAGCTCCAAAATTTGGGGTTATCAATAAAATGGAAAGCTTATCAACAAGCTAATATTAACATCCTTGTTTTCAACACTTCTCCTATTTGTACCAAATCTCATCTTCAAGATTCAAAACAACTGGTTTCTTCTACAGCTTTTAAGGAGAGTTTTCCAGTCTTTGAATTCCTCTGCAACAATGGCAACTCTTTCTCTATTCATAAAGCAGCGATTGCTCTCTTTGCTGATCACTTTCATGAGCTCTTGCAACTGAAAGCTGAG TGTGGAAGGAATTCCAATAGCTTAATTGTAACTGGACATTCTTTAGGAGGATCAGTTGCTTCACTCTTCACCTTATGGCTGCTCGAAAGCCTCGATATATCGTTGGCTAAACGACCCCTTTGTCTCACGTTTGGCTCACCGCTAGTCGGTGATAAAGGGTTTCAACAAGCCATTTCACAACATCCTGCATGGAATTCTTGTTTCCTCCATGTTGCTGCAACAAGCAAAGATTCCATTCCAAGACTTTTCATTGCTCCCCATGATCTTAACTCCATGGATTTAGATTCAAAACCTGATGATTATAAGCCTTTTGGTACATTTCTTTTATGTTGTGAAGATGGATGTACTTGGTCTGATAACCCTGAAGCTGTCTCTGAGCTACTAATGGCAGTAGAAACGGAAGATACCGGTAATGAAGAATGGACAATTAATGTTTACAGCAGGATTATTGAACAACTCGAGTCGATGATAGTCCGGAAAGGTATCTCACAGGTTAATGAACCAATTCTGAATTCACTTCGAGCTGGAACAACTTTGCAAATAGAAGCAATTAGAATCCGAAATGAACAG CTGTTGATCAAGAAACTGGAGGAATTGGAAGAGATATGTATGTTCAACAAGGGAAAAGCATTTGACCCTGCAAAGAAATTAAatgtcataaaaataaaaatggctgaACTAGAATGGTATAAGAAAGTTGCTAAGGCTAATGAAACAGGTTACTATGATTGTTACAAGAAGCAACTCAGTCGACGGGATCGCGATATCATCAAGCACAAGAAGTTCCTCACAAACTACTGGAAAGAAGTCGTTGCACAAAACGAGAGGAAACCTCAGAAACAACTGGTTTACCTCCGATCACGGTGGTTGTATGCTGGTACAACCTATCGGAGAATGGTCGAGCCACTCGACATAGCTGACTACTACAGAGATGGTGGAAGCAACTATGTGACTAATGGCAGATCACATCATTATATCAAGTTAGAGCAATGGCTTGAAGAAGACGAGAAACAAAGCAGATTTCGGATCGATACCAAGAAACAAAATGTGGATGTTATTCTAACGGATGATTCTTGCTTTTGGGCTCATGTCGAAGAAGCCCGGCAATGGTGCAAAACATTGAAGACAGCTGATGTTGGTATGATCTCAGAGAGACTGTGTTTGAGGCAGAAACTGATGGAATTTGAGGTTTATGTTATGGAACAAATCAAGAAATATGCAGTGTCTTCTGAAATTTTCTTGAAAGGTAGCAGTTTTATGCAATGGTGGAAAGAGTATGAGATGCTTATTGAGCCTTTCCATAATTCACCATTGACAGATTTCATTAGGAACTGTAAATTTCAGCAGTATGCTAGTGGGTGTCTGGCACTCAGTTAA